In Elephas maximus indicus isolate mEleMax1 chromosome 4, mEleMax1 primary haplotype, whole genome shotgun sequence, a genomic segment contains:
- the LOC126075544 gene encoding olfactory receptor 6C75, with protein sequence MRNYTEATEFILLGLTNDPQGQVVLFVFLLVTYMLSVSGNLIIITLTLSDPHLQTPMYFFLRNFSFLEISFTSVCIPRFLVTFVTGNRAISYSGCVTQLFFFIFLGVTEFYLLAAMSYDRYVAICKPLHYTTIMSRRVCILLVFSSWFAGFLIIFPPIILLLQLDFCASNVIDHFICDSSPILQLSCTNTHFLELMAFFLAVVTLMVTLTLVILSYTYIIQTILRIPSMSQRKKAFSTCSSHMIVVSLSYGSCIFMYIKPSARERVTLSKGVAVLNTSVAPLLNPFIYTLRNQQVKQAFNIMVQRMVFSSNK encoded by the coding sequence atgagaaattACACAGAAGCAACAGAGTTTATTCTACTGGGATTGACAAATGACCCACAGGGGCAGGTTGTactttttgtatttcttcttgtcACCTACATGCTAAGTGTGAGTGGGAACCTGATCATTATCACCCTCACTCTTTCAGATCCCCATCTCCAGActcccatgtatttcttccttcgGAATTTCTCCTTCCTGGAAATATCATTCACGTCTGTTTGCATTCCCAGATTCCTAGTCACCTTTGTAACTGGGAACAGAGCCATCTCCTATAGTGGTTGTGTGACTCAgttattttttttcatcttcttaGGAGTGACAGAGTTTTATCTCCTGGCCgccatgtcctatgaccgctatgtggccatctgcaaaccTTTGCATTACACCACTATCATGAGCCGCAGAGTCTGTATCCTGCTCGTTTTTAGCTCTTGGTTTGCGGGATTCCTGATCATCTTTCCGCCAATAATCCTGCTGCTGCAGCTGGATTTCTGTGCCTCCAATGTAATTGATCATTTTATCTGTGACTCTTCTCCAATTCTGCAGCTTTCTTGCACAAATACTCACTTTCTAGAactcatggctttttttttagcTGTGGTAACACTCATGGTCACCTTGACACTAGTTATTCTCTCTTACACGTATATCATCCAGACTATTCTGAGAATTCCTTCCATGAGTCAAAGGAAAAAAGCATTTTCCACTTGTTCCTCCCACATGATTGTTGTCTCCCTCTCTTATGGCAGCTGCATCTTCATGTACATTAAGCCTTCTGCAAGGGAAAGGGTGACATTAAGCAAAGGAGTAGCTGTGCTCAATACCTCAGTGGCTCCCCTCTTGAATCCCTTCATATATACACTAAGGAATCAGCAAGTGAAACAAGCCTTCAATATCATGGTCCAGAGGATGgtcttttcttcaaataaatga